CTCGTTGCGGGGCGGCGAGCGCTACCAGGCGCGGGGGAGCATCGCCGGCAGGAGCGGGGTGGTCACGGCTCCCATCGAGCCCGGCGCGAGCGGGACGGTCCGCATCGGCAGCGGGGAGTTCTGGAGCGCCCGGGCGGTGTACCCGGATCAGAGGATAGAGGCCGGGGCGCGGGTGCGCGTCCTGGACACCGACGGGCTCACGGCCCTCGTGGAGCCTTTGGAGGAGGAAGGAGGAGGGAAGCGTTGAGCGTCGGGCTCGTGGTCCTGGGGATACTGGCGCTGGTGGTGCTCGCGTTCGCGGCGCGCAGCATCAGGATCATACCGCAGGCCCGGGTGGGGATCGTGCAGCGCCTCGGGCGCTACCACCGGACGGCGGAGAGCGGGCTGACCTTCGTCATCCCGCTGGTGGACAGGATGCTCCCCAAGACGGACCTCAGAGAGCAGGTGGTCTCCTTCCAGCCGCAGGCGGTGATCACCAACGACAACGTGGGGATCCAGATCTCCACCGTGGTCTACTACCGGATAGTGGACCCGCGGGCCGCCGAGTACGAGGTGGCCAACCTCCGGGTGGCGCTGGAGCAGATCACCCAGACCACCCTGCGCAACGTCATCGGGAACCTGACCCTGGACAGGACGCTGGTCTCCCGCGACGAGATCAACGCCAAGCTCCGCACGGTGCTGGACGAGGTGACCGAGCGGTGGGGCGTGAGGATAACCCGGGTGGAGATAAAGGAGATCATCCCGCCCCGGGACATCCAGCAGGCGATGGAGAAGCAGATGCAGGCGGAGCGGGACCGGCGGGCGGCGATCCTGAAGGCGGAGGGGGAGAAGCGCTCGGCGATCCTGAAGGCCGAGGGCGAGAAGGAGTCGGCGATCCTGCGGGCCGAGGGGGAGCAGCGTTCGGCGGTGCTGCGGGCGGAGGGCGAGGCGGAGGCCTACCGGAAGGTGCAGCAGGCCCAGATCGAGATGGCCGGCGCCCTGTTTGCCCGGCTGCACGAGAGCGACCTCTCTCCGGAGGCCCTGCGCTACCTATACCTCCGCACCCTCCCGGAGCTCGCGAGGGGGGAGGCGAACAAGCTCTTCGTCGTCCCCTCGGAGCTGCAGGGGCTTGCGGGGGTGGCCGCCACGCTGGCCGGCGGGGCTGCCCAGGACGACGAGAGGGGCACGGACGGCGCCTCCTCCTGAGGCTTCTATCTGCGGGTCACGTCGTGTGAGGTGAACCAGCCCTTCGAGAGCGCCCGGCGGACCGCCTCCCCCCGGGACCCCACGTTGAGCTTGGTGTAGATGTTCGCCAGGTGCCGCTTGACGGTGGCCTCGGCGAGGTGCAGCTCGCTCGCCACCTGGCGGTTGGAGAGCCCCCGGGCGACGAGGAGCAGGATCTCCAGCTCCCGCTCGGAGAGCTCGCAGTCCTCGGCTCCCCCCGCGCCCTCGATGAGCCCCCGGGGTACCGCCAGAAGGACGTTGTCGCCGCCCGGCGAGCGGGCCGCCGAGCGCACCGCGGCGAGCAGCTCCTGCAGGGTGGCGCTCTTGGTGACGTAGGCGCGGGCCCCGAGGCGCACCAGCTCGCGGGCGAGCCGGGCCTCGGCGAAGACGGTGACGATCACGGCCCGGGTCTCGGGGCTGGCCTCCGGCAGCCGGAGCAGCACCTCCCGGGCGTCCATCTCGGGCATCTCCACGTCCAGGATGGCCACGTCGGGCTTGTGGCGCCGGATCTCCTCGAGCGCCTCCCGCCCGTCCTCGGCCTCCCCGACGACCTCGATGTCTCCGCCGGTCAGGAGCATCTCCCTGAGCCCCTGCCGGAACATGGTGTGGTCGTCGGCGAGGACCACCCGGATCTTCTCACCCGCCACCGCCTACCTCCCGAGCGGGATGCGCACCTCCACCCGCGTCCCCTCCCCCGGGGAGGTGCGCAGCCGGAAGTCGCCCCGCAGCAGCTGCGTCCGCTCGCGCATGGACGAGAGCCCGACCCCTTCGTGCTCCGATGAAGCCTCGAAGCCCTTGCCGTGGTCCGTCACGGCGGCCCGCACCTCCTCCGGGTTCACCGCGACCTCCAGCACCAGGGCCTTCGTCTCCGAGTGGGCCACTGCGTTGCGGATTCCCTCCCGCAGGATCATGTACAACTGGTCCCGCACGTGGTCGGGCATGTGTTCCTCGTCGCCGCTGAAGGAGATCTCGGTCCTCACCCCGGCGGGTACGGTGGCCTCCAGGAGGTTCTGCAGGGCGAGCTCGAGCCCCTGGCTTGCCTCGGAGCCGCGCAGCTCCCGGGCGAGGTTGCGGGCCGCCTCCACCGACCTCCGGGCGGCCTCCGCGGCCCTCTGCAGCTTCTGCCGGGCGGTTTCGGGGTCGGAGCTCGCCAGGGCCTCGTGCAGCTCCAGGCTCTGGGCGACCAGCGCCATGGAGTGCGCCAGCCGGTCGTGCAACTCGCGCGAGAGCCGCCGGCGCTCCTCGGCCTGTACCTCGGTGAGCTTGGCGAGCAGGTAGTCCACGTGGGAGACCATCGCCTCCCGGGCGGTGTGGTCCATGATCGCCTCCTGCACCCTGAGGGAGAGCCGCAACACCTCCCCGGGCGGCTCGCCGGAGAGGTCCAGCTCCCCCAGCACCCGCTCGAGCGCGGCCTTCGAGAGCTCGAGCCCCGCCCGGAAGGACTCGTCCGGGGGATGCGAGAGGGGCTCACCGGCCGCCTCCTGGTTGCGGGAGATCTCCTCTCCCACCCGGAGCTCCGGCCTCTCCCGACCCCGCAGCGCCTCGGCGACGAGCCGGAGGAGCCTCCGAGCCTGCTCCAGCAGCTCGTCGCGGGAGGCTCCCTCGCCGCTCAGGAGCAGGCTCTGCGCCCGCTCCAGCCGCCGCTCGTAGTCCTCCACTATCTCTTCCGCGTGCTCCTCCAGCACCCGCGCCGCCCGGTGCCGGAGGCTCTCCTGTCCGGGAGGAGGTGTTCTCTCTCGCTCTGCTTCTCTCATTCCTCGCGTCTCGCCCGCCTCCACGCCACAGGGGCTCTATATACCCGGATGCCGGGATCCGGTACCTTCTCCGATGTGGACGAGGCTCCACTTTACCCGGCCCTCGAGCGGATCCTCGACGAGCACCGGCTCCTCCTCTCTGAGTTCGACGCGCAGCGGGAGCGGCTCTTCCCCACCGGGGAGGAGTATGCTGCCCTCTGCGGTCTCCTTCTCCGCCAGGAAGACCGCGAGCTCCAGGTTTTCCCAGTCCATGAGGCCGGTGTGCTGCGCCGGGGCGGCCCGCGGGATCGCCGCTCCCTCGCGCACCAGGATTACCGCGGGCACCTCCTTTCCGGCGGCCAGCCGGTGCCAGCGCCCTCCTTCGTGGGCCTCGCCGGAGGAATACGAGATCCATGCGCCGGGCGGCAGGTAGACGTCCCGCTCGTGGTCCTCGGAGAGCAGGGGGGCGACGAGCAGGTCCTCCCCGAAGAGGTACTCGTCCTCCACCAGCCACGAGGTGGCATCCTGCGGATGAGCGAAGAAGAGGGGTCGGATCATCGGGTGTCCCCGACCGGCGCACAGCGCGGCCTGGGCGTAGACGTAGGGCAGCAGGGCATAGCGGAGCTCCACGATCTTGCGGAACCTCTCGGTGAACTTTCCGCCGTATTCCCAGGGTTCGGTGGGCGGTTGTCCGTGGCAGCGGACATGGGAGCAGAGCGCCCCGAAGGCCAGCCACCGCAGGTAGAGCTCCGGCGGGCTCGGGGCCGAGAACCCCCCGATGAAGTGCCCCCAGAAGGAGAAGCCGCACAGTCCTAGCGAGAGCCCGGCGCGCAGCGTCGCGGCCATGGCGCCGTAGGTGGGCTCCGGGTCGCCGCCCCAGTGGAGCGGGTAGCGCTGGCTGCCGGCCCACCCGCTGCGGGCCCACTGGATGCTTTCCCCCGTGACCTCCCCGGTCGCCGCGGCGACCGCCGCGTTGTAGCGCAGGGGGTAGAGGTTGTGCTCGTGGAAGCCGCCCTGCCGGGTGTGGTAGAGACCCGAGAGCGGGGCCGCCTCGCCGAAGTCGGCGGTGAAGGCCGCGACCCCCTCTCGGAGGAGCCGTCTGAGCAGGGATTGGTACCACCGCAGGGCCTCCGGGTTGGAGAGGTCTATGATCGCGTCGTCCACCGGCGGCTTGCCGTTGGCGGAGAGCACCGCGTAGTTGCGGTCTATCGCCTCCTTGTGCAGGGCGTCGTTGGGGTGGAGGTAGGGGAACTGCCAGAGGCTCAGCCGGAAGCCCCCCTTGCGGAGGTCGGAGATCATGCGTTCGGGCTCGGGAAAGCGGGTGGCGGAGAACCGGAAATCGTTGTGGAAGGGCTTCTCGGTCCAGCCGGTGTCCAGGTGGATCGCGTCGCACGGGATCCGGTGCTCCCGCAGCCGCCGGGCCACCTCGCGCACCTCCGGCTCCGAGCGGTAGCTCTCGCGGCCCATCCACAGCCCGAACGACCACAGCGGGGGCAGCGGGCTGCGGCCGGTCAGGGCCGTATAGGAGGAGAGCACCTCCCGGGGGGAGCCGAAGAAGAAGAACAGGTCCAGGACGTCGTCGCCGAGGTAGATTATGTTGGCCGCATCGTACGAGTGCCCGACGTCCAGGGTGAGGGGGGCGCTCGTGTGGACGAAGAGCCCATAACCCCGGCTGCTGAGCAGGAAGGGGACGGGCTTGTACATTCGGGGCGTCTGGGCACTGTAGGCGTCGTAGGCCCACAGGACGAGCCGCTGGCCCCGCTTGTCCAGGCGGGTGAAGGATTCGCCGCCGCCGTAGAGCCTCTCGCCCGGCGCGAGCGCGAGGCTCGCCGCGACGTGCCGGTGCAGGTTGGAGGCGTTCCTGACGAAGCACAGAGGCGTCTGCAGGGTGTTGACCACCGCCATGGAGTCCGAGAGGTGGTTGGTGGCGGTGAGGAGTCTGCCCGAAGCGTCCCGGAACTCGAACCTCACCGGGCTGCGCCGCAGGGTCAGAGAGCCGCGGGGACCGCGCCACACGACCCGATCGCCGAGGTCCTCGGTCTCCCACGAGGGGTCTCTCTCCCCCGGTTCCGCGACGAGTATGGGCGAAGATGGCGGCGTGCCGGAGGACGGGCGGGCGGCTATTCTGACCCGCAGCGTTCCGGGGGCGACCGGTGAGACCCGGAAGGGGAGGGTCTGATCCTCCTCGTACTCGCCCGGCGGGACGTCCTCCCACACCCGGTAGTCTTCCAGCTGCAGGGTGAGCTGGTGGTAGGAGACCCGCTGCCGGAGCGCCATCCCCTTCCACAGGATCTTCCCGGCACCCGAGGCGGCGTCGAGGGAGACGGCGCTGTCGGCGACGAAGAAATGGTTCTCCTGGCGGCCGAACTCCCCGCTCACGTCCACCGGATGGTTCTGGAACCGGACGTTCTGCTCGCCCATCCTGCGTCCTTACGGGTAGGAGGTCTCGGTCACCGGGGTGATGATCAGCTCGTGCACGATGCTCTCCTCGGGCTGGCAGAGCATGAACAGCGCCGCCCGCGCCACGTTCTCCGGCGGCTGTAGGGTGGCCGGGTCGGGGGGCGGGCTCAGGGTCCTGAAGAAGTTGGTCCGCATGCCCCCCGCGACCAGGGCCATGACCTTGATGCCGTGCTCCTTCCCCTCGGCCTGCAGGGCCTGGGTGAGGCCCATTATGCCGTGCTTGGAGGAACAGTAGGCGGTGGCGTTGGCCCAGCCCTTCTTGGAGGCCGTGGAGGAGACGTTGAGGATCTGACCAGTTCCCCTCCGGGCCATGTGCGGGAAGACGGCGCGTGAGAGGAGCCAGGGCCCCCGCAGGTTGGTGTGCTGGACCCTGTCCCACTCCTCGAGGCTCATGTCCACGGCCGAACGGATGTAGTCCACGCCCGCGTTGTTGACGAGGATGTCTATGCGCCCCTCCCCGGCGATGACGGCGCGCACGCCCTCCTCCACCGAAGCCGGGTCCGCGACGTTCATGGGTACAGGGCGTCCTTCCGTCTCCTGCGCCACGCGCCGGGCGCCCTCTTCGTCCATGTCGGCGCAGGCCACCCGGGCGCCGTGGGCGGCCAGGGCCCGAGCGATCGCCGCCCCGAGCCCGTTCGCCGCCCCGGTCACCAGGGCCACGCTGCCATCGAGATCGAAGCCCAACCTCTCCTCCGGCATGTTCCTCTTGGCTTCCTTTCTCTGTTCGGATGCTGTTCCTGCGGAAAACGGCTGCTCCTATATTCCCCGCTCCGGCGGGGCTAAACCGGTTGTCTCCGGTCGCCGGGGTCGCTCTCTCTTCTGGGGATGATGGAGATGCCCCCGCTGCGCTCCAGGACGGCGTATCCGATCTGTTCCATCCTCTCCAGCCCCCGCGTCATGCGCGCCTGCTCCAGGATGTCGTCTACGCTCACGCGGGCCTTACGCAGCCGGTCGTCTATGACGCGGCCGTCCTCTATCAGGACCAGGGGCACGTCGCTGACCCAGCGGTCCAGAGACCGCGAGCGGTGGGTGAGGAAGGTCAGGAGGATGTCTATCCCGATAAGCGTCAGGATGACGACGAAGGCGTTGGTGACCGAGAAGTCGTTGCCGAGAAGACCCTGCTGGGTGGCCTCGGAGACGATGAGCAAGAGCACCAGGTCGAAGGGGGTCATCTGCGCCAGCGAGCGCCTGCCGGTGATGCGGAAGAGAACCATCAGAAAGAGGTAGATGGCGACGGCGCGCAGGACGGATTCCATTGGATGCTCCTCTCCAGAGAAGGGATGCCTACGGATATACGAACTGCTCGATGCGGACCGAGGGACCACCCTCCAGCCCGACCCGACCTCCGATCGCGCCGGGCTTCTCGGGCTGCAGGGTGAAGGTGAAGGCTGTGGGCCGTCCGGGCTCGACCTCCGCGTCGAAGACGTAGGTCAACCTCCCGGAACCGGCCTCCACGCGCGCCGGCTCCGGCGTCACGCTCTGCACCTGCATGCTCTCCAGGTACTCGCGGTCGAGCCAGACGCGCACCTCTCCCCCCGTGCCGGGCGGCGCGTCCACGTGCACCCGGAGCGTCGTCGGCGCCCCGTAGCGCAGGAACCGGTAGTACCGTTCTATGGAGAGCGGCGCCTCCTCGTTGCCAGCCGTCGCGGCGCTAAGCGGTCCCGCCCCGCCGAACAATCCCAGCAACGCCGCCAGGGCGGCCAGCGACATCACGACCCAACCGAACCTCTGGATCGCCCACATGC
The Rubrobacter xylanophilus genome window above contains:
- a CDS encoding NfeD family protein → MGEDLDIIFWAVAAAAAFLGEIFTVSFFLLFFCLGALAALVIAALGFGVGLQVVGFVAATVLSMAVLRPALVNRISLRGGERYQARGSIAGRSGVVTAPIEPGASGTVRIGSGEFWSARAVYPDQRIEAGARVRVLDTDGLTALVEPLEEEGGGKR
- a CDS encoding SPFH domain-containing protein is translated as MSVGLVVLGILALVVLAFAARSIRIIPQARVGIVQRLGRYHRTAESGLTFVIPLVDRMLPKTDLREQVVSFQPQAVITNDNVGIQISTVVYYRIVDPRAAEYEVANLRVALEQITQTTLRNVIGNLTLDRTLVSRDEINAKLRTVLDEVTERWGVRITRVEIKEIIPPRDIQQAMEKQMQAERDRRAAILKAEGEKRSAILKAEGEKESAILRAEGEQRSAVLRAEGEAEAYRKVQQAQIEMAGALFARLHESDLSPEALRYLYLRTLPELARGEANKLFVVPSELQGLAGVAATLAGGAAQDDERGTDGASS
- a CDS encoding response regulator, with the translated sequence MAGEKIRVVLADDHTMFRQGLREMLLTGGDIEVVGEAEDGREALEEIRRHKPDVAILDVEMPEMDAREVLLRLPEASPETRAVIVTVFAEARLARELVRLGARAYVTKSATLQELLAAVRSAARSPGGDNVLLAVPRGLIEGAGGAEDCELSERELEILLLVARGLSNRQVASELHLAEATVKRHLANIYTKLNVGSRGEAVRRALSKGWFTSHDVTRR
- a CDS encoding sensor histidine kinase encodes the protein MREAERERTPPPGQESLRHRAARVLEEHAEEIVEDYERRLERAQSLLLSGEGASRDELLEQARRLLRLVAEALRGRERPELRVGEEISRNQEAAGEPLSHPPDESFRAGLELSKAALERVLGELDLSGEPPGEVLRLSLRVQEAIMDHTAREAMVSHVDYLLAKLTEVQAEERRRLSRELHDRLAHSMALVAQSLELHEALASSDPETARQKLQRAAEAARRSVEAARNLARELRGSEASQGLELALQNLLEATVPAGVRTEISFSGDEEHMPDHVRDQLYMILREGIRNAVAHSETKALVLEVAVNPEEVRAAVTDHGKGFEASSEHEGVGLSSMRERTQLLRGDFRLRTSPGEGTRVEVRIPLGR
- a CDS encoding alpha-xylosidase, whose amino-acid sequence is MGEQNVRFQNHPVDVSGEFGRQENHFFVADSAVSLDAASGAGKILWKGMALRQRVSYHQLTLQLEDYRVWEDVPPGEYEEDQTLPFRVSPVAPGTLRVRIAARPSSGTPPSSPILVAEPGERDPSWETEDLGDRVVWRGPRGSLTLRRSPVRFEFRDASGRLLTATNHLSDSMAVVNTLQTPLCFVRNASNLHRHVAASLALAPGERLYGGGESFTRLDKRGQRLVLWAYDAYSAQTPRMYKPVPFLLSSRGYGLFVHTSAPLTLDVGHSYDAANIIYLGDDVLDLFFFFGSPREVLSSYTALTGRSPLPPLWSFGLWMGRESYRSEPEVREVARRLREHRIPCDAIHLDTGWTEKPFHNDFRFSATRFPEPERMISDLRKGGFRLSLWQFPYLHPNDALHKEAIDRNYAVLSANGKPPVDDAIIDLSNPEALRWYQSLLRRLLREGVAAFTADFGEAAPLSGLYHTRQGGFHEHNLYPLRYNAAVAAATGEVTGESIQWARSGWAGSQRYPLHWGGDPEPTYGAMAATLRAGLSLGLCGFSFWGHFIGGFSAPSPPELYLRWLAFGALCSHVRCHGQPPTEPWEYGGKFTERFRKIVELRYALLPYVYAQAALCAGRGHPMIRPLFFAHPQDATSWLVEDEYLFGEDLLVAPLLSEDHERDVYLPPGAWISYSSGEAHEGGRWHRLAAGKEVPAVILVREGAAIPRAAPAQHTGLMDWENLELAVFLAEKETAEGSILLPGGEEPLPLRVELREEEPVLVEDPLEGRVKWSLVHIGEGTGSRHPGI
- a CDS encoding SDR family oxidoreductase produces the protein MPEERLGFDLDGSVALVTGAANGLGAAIARALAAHGARVACADMDEEGARRVAQETEGRPVPMNVADPASVEEGVRAVIAGEGRIDILVNNAGVDYIRSAVDMSLEEWDRVQHTNLRGPWLLSRAVFPHMARRGTGQILNVSSTASKKGWANATAYCSSKHGIMGLTQALQAEGKEHGIKVMALVAGGMRTNFFRTLSPPPDPATLQPPENVARAALFMLCQPEESIVHELIITPVTETSYP
- a CDS encoding DUF421 domain-containing protein — translated: MESVLRAVAIYLFLMVLFRITGRRSLAQMTPFDLVLLLIVSEATQQGLLGNDFSVTNAFVVILTLIGIDILLTFLTHRSRSLDRWVSDVPLVLIEDGRVIDDRLRKARVSVDDILEQARMTRGLERMEQIGYAVLERSGGISIIPRRESDPGDRRQPV